A window from Deltaproteobacteria bacterium encodes these proteins:
- a CDS encoding right-handed parallel beta-helix repeat-containing protein, giving the protein MVGAECREGEVCSSLELISLSTTDNEIWPGRVNIDVTAALRNRSSHKIEHAAIKLTFIDSSGARDVDFVARQNVPWSGSIKAGHRVEIPFTVDVSPLASIEREIIVNGELLFIDGGVSYVLNATKPIRLYFAAINSDLTVNTTIDSDDGSNNTEGTDSLSLRKALRIANERPGIDRITFSQDIFITGQRNLITLDSNLPDLPPLHGDIEPTLLIADNNRVTITPDSGYDNSRRVGISVYGPAVVSGIEFLEMSRLIESSAQCPDEGPEPGVGSAILIAGGENAAITNNNFDDTGLLVRPCIHHLIAVTAGENHVLANNFFNSPAGSVIGIFSSPVEVRGNRIINGLNNGVVIDAPGNIVKFTGNLLVNMSAVGLGIFDNNDVEATHNTFVRTQCNSIIALAPARLWLRNNVYIDSEYTALSSHNNGLNINAAYEATDIAVYCQNCLEATIDSSSMIISVDAGLANSLGSSWEELMPTVNSVLIDSGLDVIDRNGSEVGRFSGYASDRGAIERP; this is encoded by the coding sequence AATGAAATATGGCCTGGTCGAGTAAATATTGATGTAACCGCAGCATTGCGAAACCGTAGCAGCCACAAAATTGAACATGCCGCTATAAAACTTACCTTTATTGATAGTTCAGGAGCGCGCGATGTTGATTTTGTTGCGAGACAAAATGTACCATGGTCTGGCTCGATTAAAGCAGGTCATCGTGTAGAAATTCCATTTACTGTTGATGTATCTCCACTAGCTTCTATTGAACGAGAAATTATTGTAAATGGTGAATTACTATTTATAGATGGTGGTGTAAGTTATGTGCTCAATGCTACAAAGCCTATACGCTTATATTTTGCTGCAATAAATAGCGATCTTACGGTAAATACAACAATTGACAGCGACGATGGCTCTAATAATACCGAAGGTACTGATAGCCTTTCATTACGAAAAGCTTTACGTATAGCTAATGAGCGGCCTGGGATAGACCGCATTACCTTCTCGCAAGATATTTTTATTACAGGTCAGCGTAATTTAATTACTCTTGATTCTAATTTGCCAGATCTACCACCTTTGCATGGTGATATTGAACCAACATTATTAATTGCCGACAACAATCGTGTCACTATAACACCTGACAGTGGTTATGATAACTCTCGTAGAGTCGGCATTAGTGTATATGGTCCTGCAGTTGTTTCAGGCATAGAATTTTTAGAAATGTCTAGATTAATTGAAAGTAGTGCTCAATGTCCTGATGAAGGTCCCGAGCCTGGTGTTGGCTCTGCAATACTTATCGCTGGTGGAGAAAATGCCGCCATAACCAATAATAATTTTGACGACACTGGTTTGCTCGTACGACCATGTATTCATCATTTAATTGCAGTGACTGCTGGTGAAAATCATGTGTTAGCTAATAACTTTTTTAATAGCCCAGCAGGAAGTGTTATTGGAATCTTTAGTTCACCTGTAGAAGTTCGCGGCAATAGAATAATAAACGGTCTAAATAATGGCGTTGTTATTGATGCCCCAGGAAATATAGTAAAATTTACTGGTAACCTTCTAGTAAATATGAGTGCCGTAGGGTTAGGAATATTTGATAACAACGATGTCGAAGCAACGCATAATACTTTTGTACGAACTCAATGTAATAGTATTATTGCATTAGCTCCTGCACGATTATGGTTACGAAATAATGTTTATATAGATAGCGAATATACTGCACTATCTTCACATAATAATGGCCTCAATATTAATGCGGCATATGAAGCAACTGATATCGCCGTATATTGTCAAAATTGTCTTGAAGCAACTATCGACTCTTCAAGTATGATCATTTCTGTTGATGCAGGTCTGGCTAATAGTTTGGGTTCGAGTTGGGAAGAATTAATGCCAACTGTAAATTCGGTGTTAATAGACTCTGGATTAGATGTCATCGATCGTAACGGCTCAGAAGTTGGGCGTTTCAGTGGTTATGCTAGTGACCGCGGTGCTATTGAAAGACCTTAA
- a CDS encoding ATP-binding protein, whose product MHYQIPSEFSCRFNYLHDAWWCAPRAERFVRHIGLSHHESAETAIIVSELVTNAVKYAGGGELKIRSLIFSLLVGVEIIVSDQGPGITDIHAVFIDGYSQGYQREPGIILSGSLGTGLGAVKRLSDKVEFTQAHDRGLIIRVIKYSRAGSK is encoded by the coding sequence TTGCATTACCAAATACCTTCAGAGTTTTCTTGTCGTTTCAATTACTTGCATGATGCATGGTGGTGCGCTCCACGTGCAGAACGCTTTGTTCGTCATATAGGATTATCACACCATGAATCTGCGGAAACCGCTATAATTGTTAGTGAACTTGTAACCAATGCCGTGAAGTATGCTGGTGGTGGAGAGTTAAAAATTCGCTCGCTAATTTTTTCTTTATTAGTAGGTGTTGAAATCATTGTTAGTGACCAAGGCCCTGGTATTACAGATATTCATGCTGTTTTTATTGATGGCTATTCACAAGGTTATCAACGCGAGCCAGGTATCATTTTATCTGGTAGTCTTGGCACCGGCTTAGGTGCAGTAAAAAGGTTGAGTGATAAAGTTGAATTCACTCAAGCTCATGATCGTGGATTAATCATCCGAGTAATTAAATATTCACGAGCAGGATCAAAGTAG
- a CDS encoding SpoIIE family protein phosphatase: MNTVICGVSQRSCKGELICGDVIRTFERAALYVIAIADGLGHGRHANLAATAFCDAVEQAADISQLEQVIHSANRNLSSTRGAAVALVVIDRDKSLLHFVGIGNIALQSISQYAIRPISIAGILGRRVRTVKVFSCNIASNDIIAIYSDGISSRFSLSTCIKEISSSLGVKATPQEIADKIVSKHGKDIDDASCIVLAIT; the protein is encoded by the coding sequence ATGAACACTGTTATTTGTGGTGTGTCACAACGATCATGCAAAGGTGAGCTTATTTGCGGTGATGTAATTCGCACTTTTGAAAGAGCGGCACTTTATGTAATTGCTATTGCCGATGGTCTTGGTCATGGACGACATGCAAATCTCGCGGCAACTGCTTTTTGTGACGCTGTAGAACAAGCTGCTGATATTAGCCAACTAGAACAAGTAATACATTCAGCTAATCGCAACTTATCATCTACTCGTGGTGCCGCAGTAGCATTAGTGGTTATTGATCGTGATAAATCATTGCTTCATTTTGTTGGGATTGGCAATATTGCCCTACAATCTATCAGCCAATATGCAATACGTCCTATTTCGATTGCTGGGATATTAGGGCGTAGAGTGCGCACAGTTAAAGTATTTTCTTGTAATATTGCATCTAATGATATCATAGCTATTTATAGTGATGGGATTTCATCTCGGTTTTCTTTATCGACCTGTATAAAAGAAATTAGTTCATCTCTTGGCGTTAAAGCAACACCTCAAGAAATTGCAGATAAAATTGTGTCAAAACATGGTAAAGATATTGATGATGCAAGTTGTATAGTGCTTGCAATTACCTGA
- a CDS encoding ATP-binding protein, with product MNELQEKMQEILRDAVGEIVARAILFSTVKASGLNFEMPRGTDVDRFLNRLSVSLNAHMHDDKSRAQCLNRMRFLLLKAYKTTEVPNAITTLINNEYDILAARKSGQDLCMAAGFPASIQIRVATAISELARNIVKYTKGGEIVVSIKTGDPMSVEVIAKDNGLGINNIEQILNGEYISKTGMGRGLLGVKALMDELRIDTIPGRGTKITAIKKNR from the coding sequence ATGAATGAATTACAAGAGAAGATGCAAGAAATTTTACGTGATGCAGTAGGTGAGATCGTTGCTCGTGCAATACTTTTTTCTACGGTAAAAGCTTCTGGTTTAAATTTCGAGATGCCAAGAGGTACGGATGTCGATCGTTTTCTTAATCGATTATCTGTAAGTTTAAATGCGCATATGCATGACGATAAAAGTCGTGCTCAATGCCTTAATCGTATGCGTTTTTTATTATTAAAAGCTTATAAAACAACTGAAGTGCCTAACGCCATAACTACTTTAATTAATAACGAGTATGACATTTTAGCGGCACGCAAGTCTGGTCAAGATTTATGTATGGCTGCCGGATTTCCTGCTTCTATTCAAATTAGAGTTGCAACAGCCATTTCTGAATTGGCACGTAATATCGTAAAATATACCAAAGGTGGTGAAATCGTTGTCTCAATCAAAACCGGCGATCCAATGAGTGTAGAAGTGATCGCCAAAGATAATGGTCTTGGTATTAATAATATCGAACAAATTCTTAACGGAGAATATATTTCAAAGACTGGTATGGGAAGAGGTTTGCTTGGGGTTAAGGCTTTGATGGATGAGTTGCGTATTGATACCATACCTGGCAGAGGAACAAAAATAACTGCGATTAAGAAAAATAGATGA
- a CDS encoding STAS domain-containing protein — MLSSLRIPLIKLYGNLIVPIQVALSDDLVKQLKDDITAEIERSGPVALIIDVSGIDVMDTYITRTLRDIALMAKLMGTHTVISGLDAMIAITLVEMGMDLTGVKTALNLETAIDYIETLKAGDSHAVLSEITKTTANSEADTKRQSGTAANEGGSSSV; from the coding sequence ATGCTATCTAGTCTGCGGATTCCATTAATCAAACTGTATGGTAATCTTATTGTTCCAATTCAAGTCGCCTTAAGTGATGACTTAGTTAAGCAATTAAAAGATGATATTACTGCTGAAATTGAACGTAGCGGACCAGTTGCCTTGATAATTGATGTTTCGGGTATCGATGTTATGGATACCTATATTACTCGCACTCTGCGAGATATTGCCTTAATGGCAAAATTAATGGGTACACATACGGTTATATCCGGCCTTGATGCTATGATTGCTATTACCTTAGTAGAAATGGGAATGGATCTAACGGGAGTAAAAACAGCACTTAATTTAGAGACGGCAATTGACTATATAGAAACCCTTAAAGCTGGCGATTCACACGCAGTATTAAGCGAGATTACGAAAACAACGGCCAATAGCGAAGCAGATACTAAACGCCAAAGCGGTACTGCTGCAAATGAGGGAGGAAGCAGTAGCGTATGA
- a CDS encoding STAS domain-containing protein — MANNDADIALVISELHRVLEAAKAGDCQVHVDVEKLRPSGDQAVTIGKLLNELLRDLNVFQTTSMDIAIGLSECFHVLSEVRSGRLNARVSESGLTASDELIAKFSAALNDTIEEISKQVETITNQRLAIQELSTPILQVWDDVLALPVIGVVDSRRTAEMMEKLLNEVVARQARFVILDITGVEVVDTRTADHFIKVIRSAELLGTKCVVTGIRPAVAQTLVELGIDLSAIITMRDLQAGLKECLRLKSTHHS, encoded by the coding sequence ATGGCGAACAACGATGCCGATATTGCTTTGGTAATTAGCGAATTACATCGAGTTTTAGAAGCTGCCAAAGCAGGAGATTGCCAAGTACATGTTGATGTTGAAAAACTGCGGCCTTCTGGCGACCAAGCTGTCACAATTGGTAAATTGCTTAATGAACTATTAAGAGATTTGAATGTGTTTCAGACAACATCAATGGATATTGCTATTGGTTTATCTGAATGCTTTCACGTCTTATCTGAAGTTAGGTCGGGTCGCCTTAATGCTAGAGTAAGTGAGTCTGGTTTAACGGCAAGCGATGAGTTGATTGCAAAGTTTAGCGCAGCATTAAATGACACTATTGAAGAAATTAGCAAACAAGTAGAAACTATTACAAATCAACGTCTAGCAATCCAAGAATTATCAACTCCAATTTTGCAAGTATGGGATGATGTGTTAGCGCTGCCGGTTATTGGTGTAGTTGATTCTCGTCGTACTGCTGAAATGATGGAAAAGCTACTTAACGAAGTGGTAGCACGCCAAGCGCGTTTTGTTATTCTTGATATAACAGGCGTCGAAGTAGTTGATACTAGAACTGCTGACCATTTCATTAAGGTTATTCGTTCTGCTGAATTACTAGGTACTAAATGTGTAGTTACCGGAATTCGCCCAGCTGTCGCGCAAACTCTTGTCGAACTGGGTATAGATTTATCAGCTATAATCACTATGCGTGATTTGCAGGCTGGTTTGAAAGAATGCTTACGTCTCAAATCTACTCATCATAGCTAA
- a CDS encoding sulfurtransferase TusA family protein produces MATVKLDATGLRCPQPILKIASKMPELNSGDILEVLADCTTFEDDVRKWCQRMQKTLLAITIQGDSKIAQIKF; encoded by the coding sequence ATGGCTACAGTCAAACTTGATGCAACAGGGCTTAGATGCCCCCAGCCAATTCTTAAAATTGCTTCAAAAATGCCTGAGTTGAATAGCGGAGACATTCTGGAAGTTCTGGCAGACTGCACAACATTTGAAGACGACGTGCGTAAATGGTGTCAGCGTATGCAAAAAACATTGCTTGCTATTACTATTCAGGGTGACTCTAAGATTGCTCAGATTAAATTTTAA
- the metH gene encoding methionine synthase, with amino-acid sequence MHQNSLNPDESRGQKAIATLETLLKQRIVIVDGSMGVLIQSYKLSENDFRGKEFALHQQELKGCNDILCLTNPDFISSLHKSYFDAGADIIETNTFNATAISLADYGLAHRVYDINKAGAAIARATADSAMQAKPGRPRLVAGSIGPTNKTASLPYDVNRPGLRNTSFDELCKAYAEQVRGLLDGGVDILLPETVFDTLNLKAALFAINLVFTERNTYLPVIASATVVDKSGRTLAGQTVEALFTSIAHANPFAVGLNCSTGPAAMRPYLEELAAIANCYISCIPNAGLPNAFGQYDETPEHVANVLAEFAHSGLVNIVGGCCGTTPEHIRVISDAVKNIEPRQKPTIKAATLLCGLELLTLQPDSNFIVIGERTNVAGSKRFARLIKEGDYEAALEIARNQVQGGANIIDVNVDEGLLDVPQVMQRFLHYLGAEPDIARLPIMIDSSDFAVIEAGLKCLQGKGIVNSLSLKEGEEKFIKQASIVLHYGAAVVVMAFDERGQAVTCERRIEILSRAYHILTEQVGFAPEDIIFDPNVLSLATGIEEHNNYGVAFIESLRQLKQLFPRALLSGGISNVSFALRGNDAIREAFNAVFLYHAIEAGLDMGIVNAGQLAIYDEIPSELRELLTDVIFNRRSDATERLIIYAQNANLSSRTAKRDDAWRQQSVTERLKHALISGDDTYIEVDTNEAHQTLGNPLVVIEGPLMAGMSVVGELFGAGKMFLPQVVKSARVMKKAVAILEPFMDSAKDRTNARATIVLATVKGDVHDIGKNIVGLVLACNNYRIIDLGIMVPTAQIVAAAREHKADIVGVSGLITPSLDEMVHVAAQLQREGLSIPLLIGGAATNKKHTAVKIAPAYDAVSVHVADASRVSGVVNELLNQSQKQGAIDRIRQAQESLRQNFLNNQNLPIIAYSEAQKLAPKLQFNDSTIAKPYFLGVKTFTPSLREVTEYIDWSPLFHAWELKGVYPAILDKPDIGPTARELFANAQAILEHILHDNLLEARAVYGFFAAQSTGDDIILYTDDTLTNELLRLHSLRQQTKRGHVNLYALADFIAPQSSKLCDYIGAFAVTTGFGVDELALQYKKQQDDYNAILIKVIAERLAEACAEMLHAQARRDCGFGRDENLSLTDLLHERYRGIRPASGYPACPDHTEKELLWRLLNVKKNIGLTLTENYAMWPAAAVSGLYFNHPAARYFTLGKIGEDQLEAYAKRKNMDIDEVKHWLEPIL; translated from the coding sequence ATGCATCAAAATTCTTTAAACCCTGATGAATCGCGTGGGCAAAAAGCAATAGCCACGCTTGAAACACTACTTAAGCAACGTATCGTAATCGTAGATGGTTCAATGGGTGTGCTTATTCAATCCTACAAACTTAGTGAAAATGATTTTCGTGGTAAAGAATTTGCGCTCCATCAACAAGAGCTTAAAGGATGCAATGATATACTGTGCCTAACTAATCCTGATTTTATTAGTTCTTTGCATAAGAGTTATTTTGATGCTGGGGCTGATATAATCGAGACCAATACCTTTAATGCCACGGCCATTTCGCTTGCTGATTACGGCCTAGCACACCGAGTTTATGATATCAACAAAGCTGGCGCTGCAATCGCGCGAGCCACTGCAGACTCTGCCATGCAAGCAAAACCAGGTCGTCCACGATTAGTAGCTGGATCTATCGGCCCCACCAACAAAACTGCTTCATTACCTTATGATGTAAATCGCCCTGGTTTAAGAAATACTAGTTTCGATGAGCTTTGTAAGGCCTATGCTGAGCAAGTACGAGGGTTACTTGATGGTGGTGTTGATATTCTTTTACCTGAAACGGTTTTTGATACCTTAAATCTTAAAGCAGCATTATTTGCCATTAACCTTGTTTTTACTGAGCGCAATACTTATTTACCAGTAATTGCATCAGCCACTGTCGTAGATAAAAGTGGCAGAACATTAGCTGGACAAACGGTTGAGGCATTATTCACCTCAATTGCTCATGCAAATCCTTTTGCTGTTGGTTTAAATTGTTCAACCGGCCCTGCGGCGATGCGTCCGTACCTTGAAGAATTGGCAGCTATTGCCAATTGTTACATTAGCTGTATACCCAATGCTGGCTTACCTAATGCCTTTGGTCAATATGACGAAACACCTGAACATGTTGCCAATGTGCTTGCAGAGTTTGCCCATTCAGGTTTAGTTAATATTGTCGGTGGCTGTTGCGGTACCACCCCTGAACATATCCGCGTCATCTCTGACGCAGTAAAAAATATTGAGCCGCGCCAAAAACCAACCATTAAGGCGGCAACCCTTCTTTGTGGTCTTGAATTGTTAACCCTGCAGCCAGATAGCAACTTTATTGTTATTGGTGAACGAACTAATGTTGCAGGCTCAAAAAGATTCGCCAGGTTAATAAAAGAAGGCGACTATGAAGCTGCACTTGAGATTGCTCGCAACCAAGTACAAGGTGGCGCAAATATTATTGATGTGAATGTAGATGAAGGATTGCTTGATGTACCTCAAGTAATGCAGCGCTTTTTACATTATTTAGGTGCTGAACCTGATATCGCTCGCTTGCCAATTATGATTGATAGCTCTGATTTTGCGGTTATTGAAGCAGGGCTAAAATGCTTGCAAGGCAAAGGTATTGTTAACTCACTTTCACTAAAAGAAGGTGAAGAAAAATTCATTAAGCAAGCCTCTATAGTACTACACTATGGCGCTGCTGTTGTAGTTATGGCTTTTGACGAGCGAGGCCAAGCAGTTACTTGCGAGCGCCGTATTGAAATATTATCTCGCGCTTATCATATATTAACCGAGCAAGTCGGTTTTGCACCTGAAGATATTATTTTTGATCCAAATGTTTTAAGTTTAGCTACAGGTATTGAAGAACATAATAATTATGGCGTTGCCTTTATCGAATCTTTACGCCAACTCAAACAATTATTTCCACGCGCACTCCTTAGCGGTGGTATATCAAATGTATCTTTTGCCTTACGTGGTAATGATGCAATACGTGAAGCGTTTAACGCGGTATTTCTTTATCATGCAATAGAAGCTGGTCTTGACATGGGCATTGTTAATGCTGGCCAGCTTGCCATCTATGATGAAATACCAAGTGAATTACGCGAATTATTGACAGACGTTATCTTCAATCGCCGATCTGATGCGACTGAAAGATTAATTATTTATGCTCAAAATGCTAATCTTTCCTCCCGTACCGCCAAACGTGATGATGCTTGGCGACAACAATCGGTCACTGAACGATTAAAACATGCCCTAATTTCAGGTGATGATACTTATATCGAAGTAGATACGAATGAAGCTCATCAAACTCTTGGCAATCCGTTAGTAGTTATTGAAGGGCCATTAATGGCCGGTATGAGCGTTGTTGGTGAACTTTTTGGTGCGGGTAAAATGTTCTTACCGCAAGTAGTAAAAAGTGCGCGAGTAATGAAAAAAGCGGTAGCAATACTTGAGCCTTTTATGGACAGCGCCAAAGATCGCACTAATGCACGCGCAACTATTGTATTAGCTACGGTTAAAGGCGACGTGCATGATATTGGTAAAAATATTGTAGGCCTGGTGCTTGCTTGCAATAACTATCGTATAATTGATTTGGGTATTATGGTACCTACTGCACAAATCGTTGCTGCCGCGCGCGAGCATAAAGCTGATATTGTGGGTGTATCAGGCCTAATTACACCTTCTCTTGATGAGATGGTTCATGTTGCTGCCCAGTTGCAACGTGAAGGTTTAAGTATTCCGTTATTAATTGGCGGTGCTGCCACTAATAAAAAACATACTGCGGTTAAAATTGCACCTGCCTATGATGCGGTTTCGGTACATGTTGCTGATGCTTCAAGAGTTTCAGGGGTGGTTAATGAGCTACTTAATCAATCCCAAAAACAAGGTGCGATTGATCGCATCAGACAAGCGCAAGAATCATTGCGGCAAAATTTTTTAAACAATCAAAACTTGCCAATCATTGCTTATAGTGAAGCACAAAAACTTGCACCTAAATTGCAATTTAATGATTCTACAATTGCCAAACCATATTTTTTAGGAGTAAAAACTTTTACACCCTCTTTAAGAGAAGTCACCGAATATATTGATTGGTCACCGCTATTTCACGCTTGGGAACTCAAAGGAGTTTATCCGGCAATATTAGACAAACCTGACATCGGCCCAACCGCACGTGAATTATTCGCTAATGCGCAAGCAATATTAGAACATATTTTACATGATAATTTACTTGAGGCTCGCGCAGTATACGGCTTCTTTGCTGCACAGAGCACTGGTGATGACATTATACTTTATACTGATGATACATTAACAAACGAGTTACTGCGATTGCATAGTTTACGCCAACAGACTAAACGCGGTCACGTAAATTTGTATGCTTTAGCTGACTTTATTGCACCACAATCCAGTAAACTATGTGACTATATCGGAGCATTTGCGGTTACCACAGGGTTTGGTGTTGATGAATTAGCACTTCAGTATAAAAAGCAACAAGATGATTATAATGCAATTTTAATTAAAGTTATTGCCGAGCGTTTGGCTGAAGCTTGTGCTGAAATGCTACATGCTCAAGCGCGCCGCGATTGCGGTTTTGGCAGAGATGAAAATTTATCACTTACAGATTTATTACATGAACGTTATCGCGGTATACGACCGGCCTCAGGTTATCCAGCTTGCCCAGATCATACTGAAAAAGAGTTACTCTGGCGTTTACTCAACGTCAAAAAAAATATCGGTCTCACCCTAACTGAAAACTATGCTATGTGGCCTGCAGCAGCGGTGAGTGGCCTATATTTTAATCATCCAGCGGCTCGTTATTTTACCCTTGGTAAAATTGGCGAAGACCAATTAGAAGCATATGCAAAACGAAAAAATATGGATATTGACGAGGTAAAACATTGGTTAGAACCAATACTATAG
- the trxB gene encoding thioredoxin-disulfide reductase, with translation MTTTEKVIIIGSGPAGHTAAIYTARANLQPLMFEGFIKGGSPGGQLITTTEIENFPGFPEGISGPELMGALKKQSERFGTQFITEDVDAVDLSSHPFKVSVAQQDYFTLALIIATGASARYLGLESEKRLLNRGVSACATCDGALPMFRNRDLIVVGGGDTAMEEANYLTRFASTVWLVHRREEFRASKTMQDRTRKNPKISLLTSMVVEEILGDDQVSGIRLRHVVTNEVITKPVAGVFIAIGHQPNTSIFSGQLELDDVGYIKTKGNSSYTSVAGVFAAGDVKDHVYRQAITAAGSGCQAAIDAERWLES, from the coding sequence ATGACTACTACTGAAAAAGTAATCATTATTGGTTCAGGCCCTGCCGGCCATACTGCTGCAATTTATACAGCTCGTGCAAATTTGCAGCCACTAATGTTTGAGGGTTTTATAAAAGGTGGCTCCCCTGGTGGTCAATTAATAACTACTACTGAAATTGAAAATTTTCCAGGTTTTCCTGAAGGCATCAGTGGCCCTGAGTTAATGGGCGCTTTAAAAAAACAGTCAGAAAGATTTGGGACTCAATTTATAACTGAAGATGTCGACGCTGTTGATTTATCTTCACATCCGTTTAAGGTGTCTGTAGCTCAACAAGACTACTTTACTTTGGCACTTATCATCGCAACTGGCGCTTCTGCTCGATATTTAGGGCTTGAAAGTGAAAAACGCTTACTAAATCGCGGTGTCTCTGCCTGTGCGACTTGTGATGGTGCGCTGCCAATGTTTCGTAATCGAGATTTGATTGTAGTCGGTGGCGGTGATACTGCCATGGAAGAAGCAAATTATTTGACTCGCTTTGCCAGCACTGTTTGGTTAGTGCATCGCCGTGAAGAATTCCGCGCTTCAAAAACCATGCAAGATCGCACCCGTAAAAACCCAAAAATAAGTTTATTAACCAGTATGGTAGTTGAAGAAATCCTGGGAGATGATCAAGTTTCAGGTATTCGTCTTCGTCATGTAGTAACTAATGAAGTGATTACTAAACCTGTCGCAGGTGTTTTTATCGCTATTGGACATCAACCAAATACTAGCATCTTTTCTGGTCAACTTGAACTTGATGATGTTGGCTATATCAAAACTAAGGGTAATTCTTCGTACACCAGTGTAGCAGGTGTCTTCGCTGCTGGTGATGTTAAAGACCATGTCTATCGACAAGCAATCACTGCTGCTGGTAGTGGTTGTCAAGCTGCTATCGATGCAGAGCGTTGGCTAGAATCATAA